From the Tigriopus californicus strain San Diego chromosome 4, Tcal_SD_v2.1, whole genome shotgun sequence genome, the window AACCATCTCAACTGTTCAAAGatcaaggccagggccagaATTGGATTCATATGCAAAAAACTGCCCATCAAAAACCTCCCATTTCTAATAGTTCCAAGGTGACAATAGTTCGTCAGCTCTTCTGGTTCTAAATCATCCCTAATCTTTCCTTACGGCCTTCAGTTTTTGCTTCCCAACTTCGTCCACTCCAAGCTCAAATCCGCTGGATTTATATTGTGGTGTCCCAATATGCCGATAATAGATatcggatggatggatagatggatagatttCTTCAGCGAGACTGAGTCCCTCGCTTGGTAAAGTTAGTGTTCAACAGTGTTGGGcacctgacctttccggagaTGGTGGTTGATATCCGGACAAGGTGTCCTTCCcagtcaaggacttgttaacgCTTTATTGTCCTTGTCCCAACATTTTTTCGGAATAGAGTATTATtagtcacgcacctttgtcctGCTCCTATACAAATGCCGTCTatgatctgttcaatctggcccagccactctactgcaatgaTCAAGAATCATATTACCTACCTCTACCTCATTGTTTATGTTACGTCTGCGTTATTCCTTTTCGCTCTTTCCATGTCCACTAAACCAATTGCTTCTAGTCATCTTTGCTGaacatttcctttttctttcgttATCTATCTTGCATATGACCATACTCAATACAGTCTCTTTTATATAATGCACGCATTGACATTAAATCACACTAAAGATTATTATCATGTTGAAATTAGCACCCAAATTGatcctttgattttatttattatttgagTCCAATGGAACCTGGCACTGAAATAATGGAGTTTTGGACACTCACATATTTTCCCTGGTCTTCATGaaaccatagaagaagtaacatagaagagtaaaaatcagAAGATCGATGTATTCCTTACCTGGAAGCAAATCCGAATCAGGTCCCGTTGTTCAGCCTCCGGAATATTGATAATGAATCGCGCCCCAAGATCATCCAAGATCTCCAAAGGAATAGTGTGAAAAGTAGCCATGTTACACAGTGTCATCCACTGTTTTTCCAAGAGAATTGGGCTTTGTTTCTGTCAAATGCTGGCTAGGGCTCTTTTCTTCGTTGATATTTTTCTCAGTCTATTTTTCCGTGTGGACAGCAGTTGCCAGATCTTTGGTGtatgaaatggccaaaaagatgccaggagaaaaaaatagctgccatatttgagccaaaacaagTTTGAGTGTATATCATGGCAATGATTTTTACTGGAAGGGCACCGTTTGAATGATCTTAATTGTTATCTGGCACATCGGCACACATGACCCTCCGCTATCTCTAACCAATGATTAAATACCAAATTCTATGAACATTGTGCATTTGTGTGAAGcatgtttgtttttgataCAAAATTTTATTTCCCATCCAAGACAATTGACAAAACATACGACGAAAAATTAAGTTGAGTGatcatttgttccaaaaatgggggcgtttttcatttttgagacTCTTGTTTGATTTTGGTAAAGCAAATAATGGCAAAGAGTTGAGAAAATAGTATCCAAAAAGATAAGTTTGCTCCTTTGGAAcacaaaataatatttttcctctttttttttaagactTATGGAATATTTCAGTGGACAGTACAAGGCAGATGAAACAATTCTGCTGACTCTACGCAACACCTATTCTTAGATCCTCCTAGCCATGCATTAACAAGAGGTAGAATTTTCACAAATGCAAAGGGTCCCTCTTTATTGAGGTTATTAAACAGTATTTGTGAATCACGTTAAAAGGTAGATTAGCAATGTAGCAACTAAACGCCAAATAAGAaatgtgcaagttttttgtcaattcatcAGCCATTAAGCAAACTTTGCCTTTGTAAATAATATAACATGAAAGAGACCAAAtgtatttgaatgaatattggCTAACTTTTTTCTTAATGTTTATACcctaatttcttttcaaaccttCTCTTTTTCAACAACATTACAAACATACCTAATGACATTcaaagttctcaattggcCCATGGATGATCTagcaaatcattcaaaatgggTGAAATTGTCAAACTACTTGCTTCTCAATGTTTTAACACACAGCTGAATAAATATAACAAGTAACGAAGAAATATGAGGCTTTGatgtttgaatgaataaaacgGTTCCAGGATAActtgacccagcggacaacttgaccTAGCGGACAACTTGGcccagcagacaactcaaCCAAACTCAACCCATTGGACAACTCCACCCAGCTCAGAAATTAAGCTTAATgtgttggcttacaaataattcatacttatggagcaaaattgaaactgtgatgtaaaacatgtgaaaatttgaaaggttttgcataattcatcatttcaaatataaaagcaagttatgtttacatcaatcatggtgtgaaaaccaagtttgataatgttttaatcaaacttgaatttttatttcatgccTTACTAATACTAACATCTTtgattttaaatttgattttagaaTTTTAAAATTTTACTTGCATCATTAATTgttatgtttaaaaaaacatgttgaGCTTTTCTGCTCGAAACCATATGAGCCAAAGAAGATCAGGCCAGTAGTTACTTTAATTTAACCAACTTGAAATCCAGAGATTGGGCTGGCGGGTGAGGAAATTTATACTCTGGTAAGAAATGTTTGCTGCTGTGCttacattttgattcaaaactataacGCTCATGATTCGGGCCACGGTAGTGCTATAAAATAAGTTCTTAATTAACTGATCTGATCAAACTGGTCACAGCCGTCCAAGACTGTCTAAACGGCCCATGACACGCCTTTGGGCGCTAACGgtaagaaaataatggaatcaaCGAAGCCCTGCAAACGCATTCCGGTCATGCATGTCATAACTAGTTTATTTTGTAATCTATCGTGCCTCCTCCCTATTTCGTTTAGGTCGTCTGACGTGGCCAACCAGGGTCAATATGCAAGCTACCATTCACAATTTCGGACATACTTTTTGGATAGTTACCATTGGGGCCCAAAGTGGCTCCCAAAGTTGGTCTCTGGCAACTATGAACTGTGGACGCAGACGAAAACAGAGCTGAGTAATGGCTATTTATCAACAAACGGAAGGAAGGAGGGTGAATCatctaactcattttcttcggaaATCGAGACACgaggtttcgttattcatgaatgggaAACTACGTTCATAAGTTGATTTCAAAGTACTTACAGAACTTGAATTTAACATTGGCAACTCTCTAAGGGATCAATGGTGGCAAGTTCTAAGCACAAAGTTAGATGAATTCAACTGCCAGGTCCATGAGCTGGTCATAATCACACTGTAACTAACGTTATGCATAAGATCCAAAAATAGGTTCTCAGCGGAAAAGTGGACTAAACCTCAGATATTAAACTTCAATCATAGTTTAAGGTTTGGCAGTAGTGTCAAAACGTGGCCAGCTCCAACCTTTGACAtataatttaaaacaaaataaattgtACTGTAGATAAGGTTGCAAAAGCTGCACTcctattgagacattgaagtagtagctgtctgatgatgtcagcacaaattttgggaggtcactgacgtactttttgaaacagaagagGTACCAAAAAACCAGATACAAAACTTTTGCTGTGCTCCTACATGTACTTTTTGTATTTAaggtagcaaaaaaaaaatattttttgaaagagtaggtggggatcaaattgtttatttgttgGTTCGTTTTTTTATGGAATTTCTGACCACTAAAGGTAATGTGATCTCTAGTACTAAGTCAATTGggtgaatcaaaattgatttgaattggattaaGCAAAACATGAATCAAATTATAgttgaatttggcaaaaaaaatctcagaattTGATTAGGCAATACTCTTTGcctttgtttttcatttgaatttgcataGGACCGAAGAGTTTGGATTTAGAGTCAGTCAGATTGAAAAGCATTCCTCAGATTCAGATTACCAAAATTTGGATGTTAGGTTAGGCACAACTTAGTCCGCATGAGCCAGTCAAAGTGACATTATGACCAGTTCATGGATATTGCAATAGAATTCGTCTACTTTTGTGCCTAGCACTCTCAACCATTAATTCCTTGAAATGTTGCCCAAGTAGATGTCAAATCCTGCACTCTGAAAGCCTATTTATCAACGCAATGTCCCACTCATGAATGACGCAACCTTGGGTCTCGATttccgaagaaaatgagttagagGGTGAATCACGTGGGTGAATGTAATGGTGGCACCGGTGGCACCCATGGTCAAGGGAAGCCACTCATCCCGAGGGAATGAATCATGGAAATTAATAGCCATTACACCATAGGTTGCCATCAGAGATGGCTTTTCTATGTCCAATAACACAGGGTCCAAGCACTAATTTCGAACACATCTATCGATTTCCCAGCATGCCAGAATGTCACGCTGATGGGAAAACAACGTAACCCCAAGGGTCAATCATCGACAATGTTGGCCAGCAAGTCCAAGTCTGATTCGTCTATGAACGCTTGACCACATTAGGCCCCGAGGATGTGGCGCTCGTGTGGGCGCCTTGGTGCGGCTCGGGTGCCCGTGAATGCGGCTCGTCGATGGTCGCACACTTCGGCGGCTCAGACTCGGCGTTCCTTCTTGCGTTTCTTCCAAGAGGGCGACCATGCCATTGTGCCGTCGGCCTCGATTGTGCCGTACCAAGACCCCTCGATTCCGTTTGTTAATGCGGGCATGAACGCCTTCCGAGGTGTGTTCACGGGCGTGGATCCGCCGCCGGCCCCCCGCGTGGCCAATGTGCAAAAATGTATCCGGGTTAGCGGGAAGCACAATGATATACAGGATGTCGGTTCTGACGGGACGCATCAtaccttctttgaaatgaTGGGCAACTGGTCGTTTGGGGATTATGGGCGGGTGGAGGCGTGTCAATGGGCCTGGACCCTGTTGACCGAGGTGTACGACTTGTCGCCTGATCGGTTGTTCGTCACCTATTTCCAAGGCTGTCCCCAATTGGGTCTGGCTCCGGATTGGGAGACGCGGGACGTTTGGTTGTCATTAGGTCTACGACCCGAACGGGTTTTGCCTTTTGGGCCGCGGGACAACTTCTGGGAAATGGGCGCCACGGGGCCGTGCGGACCGTGTACCGAGATTCATTACGATCATCACGGGCAGGGGGCCCGTGGCGTCAACCAAGGTTTGGCTGATTTGGTCGAGGTCTGGAATATCGTGCTCATCAATCATGTTCGTACTGGGGCGCATCAAATCGAGCCCATTGTCGGATCGACCTTTGTAGACACGGGTCTGGGTTTGGAGCGACTGGTGGCCGTGCTCAATGGCCACACGTCCAACTATGACACGGATCTTTTTCAGCCCATTTTCCACGCCCTCACCGATGTCACCGGAGCGGCGGGATATCAAGGTCGGTTTGGCCCGGGTGCCGAATTAGACACGGCTTACCGCATTATCGCCGATCACATCCGCATGCTCGTGGTGTGTGTGGCGGATGGGGTCTACCCGGATTCCAACCATCGGGTCCGCAATGTGATGCGGCGAATGTTTCGGGCCTCTATGAGACACTTTCAGGGCGACCAGGTGGCCTTAGTAGAGGCGGCGCACGTGGCCAGTCAGATTTTGAGTCAGGCCTATCCGGAAATGGGCCAAATCTCAACCCAGGCCGAAATCATCCTCGATTTCGAACGCGAGCATTACCAACATACGCTCAATCACGCGGAAAATCTCGCACCAAAATTGGTTCAGCGTTGTCCTAAAGCCCAGGCCTTGGAGATCTTTGACGTTCCTCAAATCTATGATTCCGTGGAACACTTCCGAAGACATCACCGGAATGCGGAGGTGATCGACGAAAACATGGCCCGGTTCTGCATTCAAAGCTATGGATTAGATGATCGTCTACTGAATCTCGTTTCCCATGTGACGGGCATACCGTTAAAGCCTGATCTTGTGTGCAGTGAAATCTTGCGAGACATTCACTCGAAAACTAAAACAGATTCCGCAATCTGGCCCTCGAAGAGCTTGTACCAATCCGTGCCTCCGACAGATGATCAACATAAATATACTTATCAGTGCAAAGGTAATGCCTATGGCTTTCCCGTGGTGATATCGCAAGTCCAATCCGTGTTTTCATCCAAGGGCCATCCAGTCCCATCTTTATCGGATGGCGAGGAAGGCATGATTTTGTTGGATCAAACTTGCTTATATTCAACAGCAGGCGGTCAAGCCTCCGATGAAGGGCTTCTGAAGCTCGATCGCAAAGGACGTTTCGAGATATCGCACGTGGAACAAATCCCGGACTCCCCAGGACATCTTGCTCATTTCGGAAAAATGGTGGGTGGCGTCATTACGCCC encodes:
- the LOC131879591 gene encoding alanine--tRNA ligase, mitochondrial-like encodes the protein MWRSCGRLGAARVPVNAARRWSHTSAAQTRRSFLRFFQEGDHAIVPSASIVPYQDPSIPFVNAGMNAFRGVFTGVDPPPAPRVANVQKCIRVSGKHNDIQDVGSDGTHHTFFEMMGNWSFGDYGRVEACQWAWTLLTEVYDLSPDRLFVTYFQGCPQLGLAPDWETRDVWLSLGLRPERVLPFGPRDNFWEMGATGPCGPCTEIHYDHHGQGARGVNQGLADLVEVWNIVLINHVRTGAHQIEPIVGSTFVDTGLGLERLVAVLNGHTSNYDTDLFQPIFHALTDVTGAAGYQGRFGPGAELDTAYRIIADHIRMLVVCVADGVYPDSNHRVRNVMRRMFRASMRHFQGDQVALVEAAHVASQILSQAYPEMGQISTQAEIILDFEREHYQHTLNHAENLAPKLVQRCPKAQALEIFDVPQIYDSVEHFRRHHRNAEVIDENMARFCIQSYGLDDRLLNLVSHVTGIPLKPDLVCSEILRDIHSKTKTDSAIWPSKSLYQSVPPTDDQHKYTYQCKGNAYGFPVVISQVQSVFSSKGHPVPSLSDGEEGMILLDQTCLYSTAGGQASDEGLLKLDRKGRFEISHVEQIPDSPGHLAHFGKMVGGVITPHEKGRLTLNAIRRIKLMQNHTGTHLLNSVLNKILPLTCQKSSHIGDAHFRFDFSIFNATFNLGTIIDIEKTMNELIEENRPIERLTLSKSEFQDLDNVVQIPGEHYPDPVFVVRLPNGHTEPCCGTHLVKTGDVQAFAIVDSSTPVYGVRSFKCVTGEKAVDTREAGIRHIERVFGVKEASDKIDATAGESVLAGMVRKLKKEKENLRGNTTIPYSVRMELLTVIDLSLNRILPFYRKNAKEKVLMEFDEVLANSCDLPYFVHLFREQSDTTVNLNAMVKKIKNKPVLLVIRNNNFFSFKASIPDELVSETFTAKKWLDVVVQPLGLVAKAPQLKKEDTFCGAKAPIVNVDSAVVEDRLQLAISMAQNVTT